The Idiomarina loihiensis L2TR genomic sequence TCCCATTTATCGCTAAGACCCTTGGTTTTTGCTTCATCAAGGGTCATTCCCTGTTGTTTCATGGTATCAACTTCGGCTTTGGTCTCTTTAAGCATGGTTAGAAAGCCTTGGTAATCTTGTTTGTTAGCTAACGGACCGTGGCCCGGAATGATCACCGTGTCGTCATTAATGCGATTTAATAATTCTTCAACGTTGGCGATGTAGCCGTCAACGTCACCACCGCTCTTCAGGTCAATAAAAGGGAAGCGTTCATTAAAAAATAAGTCACCGGGGTGCAGAACATTAGCGTCTTCAAACCATACTGCGCTGTCACCGTCGGTGTGGCCTGCAGGCAAATAAAACACACGAACGGTGTCATTGTTTAAGTGGAAGGTAAGGGTTGAATCAAAGGTAATGGCTGGAAGGCCGGCTGCGTTGAAATCGCTATCCTGACTCAAGCGTTCTCGCACATGGTCATGAGCATAAATAGTTGAGTTCTGATTATTGGCAAACCAACTATTAGAACCTACATGGTCGCCGTGGAAGTGAGTGTTCAGAATATAACGAACCTCTTCACCACTCAGCTCCTTAATTTTGGCGGCAATTTTTTCTGCTACCTGAGTGTATTGATCATCCACCAGAAATACGCCGTCATCGCCGGATGACATCAGCATGTTGCCGCCAGCGCCTGTGAGCATATAAATATTATCGGCGACTTCGTTGTGCTCGACGATAACCTCTTCGGATTGATAGGCCGCTGCTGGTAAAGCAAGTACAGACAAAGTCGTCAGTACACAACTGAGTAATAATTTACGCATGGGGTTTCCTTTTTAGGTTTTTCATTATTGATATAGGTTACTTATTCAACAAGCGCAAAGATCAACAGCACGACCTCAAGTGAGTTAAATGTGAATATATTGTTACATTCTTATGTTGTCACAATATTGTCATGCAAGCGTTTTACTCTTCATCCCGACTTAAATCATAACTGGATAAAATCCAAGTCGGGAGAACCCAATGAAATTTAATACCTTATTCAAAATCTCTGCAGTATCGACAGCTTTATTTTTGGCCGGTTGCGGCGGCGACATTAATGTTACACCAACGGTTAATAATGGCGGCGGCGCTGACGGTGGTAATGGTGGCGATGGCGGTAACGCTGTTGCCTGCGCAAGCTACGGTGATGTGGAAGGTACCTACGACGGTCAAGACTGTACCTATGATGAAAACTTCGCCAGTGCGACCATCGAAATTGATGAAGATATTACTTTTGAAGAGTTGCCTGACGGTGGTGTGCACGTATTTGAAGGCGCGCTGCAAGTTGGTGTCGATTGCGACACGACGACAAGCTGTGAAATTAACCAGAATGGCCCGGTTATGACCGTTGAACCAGGTGCTACATTGGCCTTCACCTCTGGTGAAGCCATTATTCAGATTGCTCGTGGCGCGCAGTTAAATGCTGTTGGTACTTTCGACAAGCCAATTACATTTACCTCAGCTAACGCATTTGACCGTCTGAATGTTTCTGGCGACGCGCCACGTTATGCAGACTGGGGCGGCATCATTATTAACGGTAACGGTATTACCAACCAGTGTACTGATGCACAGCGCGATGGCGGTACTTGTAACGTAGAGTCTGAAGGTATTGTGAGCTATTACGGTGGTAATGATAACACTGATAGCAGCGGCTCAATGAAATATGCAAAAATTTGGTACGCCGGTTCAGGCCCTCGCGATGGTGGTGATGGCGATGACCTTAACTCATTAACTTTAAACGCTGTTGGTTCTGGATCATCTTATGAATTTATCCATATTCATCAAGGCTATGATGACGGTATTGAGTTCTTCGGGGGGAAAGCGGATGTTAAAAATGTGGTTTTCACCGATACTCAGGATGACTCAATGGACATCGATGCTGGTTGGCAAGGCCGTGCACAGTTCCTGTTTATTAAACACGGTACAGTGACGGTAGATGGCAATACTAACTACATGGGTAACGGCGGATTTGAAGCCGACGGTGAGAAAAATAACGGTCCAGACTACAGCCAGGCACCAACGTCAGCACCGACCATTGCTAACGTAACTATTATCACCACTGATGGTAAATCTGTACGTGATAACGATCCATCTATTGCCACTAAGTTTGATGATAACTTCCAGGGTCAAATGTATAACGTCCTGAAAGTTAAAGAGAATGGTACTGCTGACGACGGTTGTATCTTCTTTACTTCAGACGGTGAAGCAGGCGTAGATAACGGCGAGCTGGACTTCTACAGCTCAGTTTTAGCCTGTACTAACAACTTCGTAAATACCGGTGATAACACCTTTGCAGATGGCGAAACTTACTCAGCCTGGTATCCGAACGGCGGCGTAAACGAAATTCTTGATGGCTCCGCTACTGTTCTGAATGACGACGGTATCTCTACAGATATGACTTCTTCTATCACTATCTCGGCGAATGACTTAACGTCACTAAACGATGACTTCTTTACTCCGGTTGATTTCATCGGCGCATTGTCTGACGACGATACAAGCTCTGAGTGGTACCAGTGGGTTGAAACTGCTGTAGCTGCTGCTGACGCAGACTAATTTGAGTTGGAATGCGAATGAATAGGCGCAACGGTGTTGCGCCTATTTTCCGATTTTATTGCAGGAGTTGGTTATGAAAAATCAATACAAACTCAAGCCTGTTGCTTTAGCGGTTGGATTAGGGTTGTTTGCCTCTGCGCCAGCAGCTTTGGCTCAGCAAGCCGATGAAGCAGACGTTGAACGCGAATCGACCATTGAAGAAGTGGTTACCACCGGCAGTCGTTTGCAGGGTAGTGCCGCGGCTGTTGTTCAGGAACGTAAAAATCAGGCTTTTGTGGCTGATATTCTGGGTGCCGAGCAGTTGTCTCGTTCTGGCGACAGCGACGCGGCCTCGGCTTTACGGCGGGTGACCGGTTTAACCCTAGTCGATGGTAAATTTATTTATGTGCGCGGTTTAGGCGAGCGTTATTCAAGTGCCCGTATTAATGGTGCCAGCATTCCCAGCCCGGATTTAACCCGTAACGTGATTCCGCTGGATATTATTCCATCGACCATTATTGAGAGTATGGCAGTACAAAAGGTGTTTTCACCTTCTATGCCGGCGGCTTTTGGTGGTGGTAATATTGATATTCGTACGCGTTCTTTGCCTGACGACTTTGTTTTTAGTGTTGAAGCGGGCGTTGGTATGAACAGCAACGCAGACGAAGGTTATACCTATAACCGGGACGACAGCGGTATTCCGGCAGGCATAAAAGACGCAATTGGCCGCTACCAGGGTGACTTTAGTCTACGTAATATTGTTAATACCGACGGTCTGACGGGTTCTGGAAATAGTGCGGGTAATCAGGCAAGAGCAATTAATGCCTCGCTGGCAAAGCAATTGCCACGAGACATGGTGCTGAAGAAAGAATCTTTAGACC encodes the following:
- a CDS encoding MBL fold metallo-hydrolase; translated protein: MRKLLLSCVLTTLSVLALPAAAYQSEEVIVEHNEVADNIYMLTGAGGNMLMSSGDDGVFLVDDQYTQVAEKIAAKIKELSGEEVRYILNTHFHGDHVGSNSWFANNQNSTIYAHDHVRERLSQDSDFNAAGLPAITFDSTLTFHLNNDTVRVFYLPAGHTDGDSAVWFEDANVLHPGDLFFNERFPFIDLKSGGDVDGYIANVEELLNRINDDTVIIPGHGPLANKQDYQGFLTMLKETKAEVDTMKQQGMTLDEAKTKGLSDKWDGWSWSFINEERWITTLY